From the Athene noctua chromosome 22, bAthNoc1.hap1.1, whole genome shotgun sequence genome, one window contains:
- the MMEL1 gene encoding membrane metallo-endopeptidase-like 1 isoform X4, translating into MENEVGKSVDNQMDKYIVTIMGKSESQMDIVEKSTKSGKKSGSFVAIGLAVLLLLMTCAVVALVILYASSRGAHYGTNSGNVCTTPGCVTAAARIIQNMDPTADPCKDFYQYACGGWLNRHVIPETSSRYSIFDILRDELEIILKGVLETSDQGDREAFQKAKILYKSCMNESLIEQRDSLPLLEALTMVGDWPVASADWNKTKEPNWSMEEKLAIMNSRFNKRVLIDMFVWNDDRDSSRHIIYVREAYLQFMITIARMIREDKKVPKDDSFVQEEMTKVMELETEIANATTPAEERHDVTLLYNKMTLKELQEKFALNEFNWTFFIQGVMSSVGVQVDPEEEVVVYGMPYLQELKAILSKYSASTIQNYLIWRLVIDRVSSLSRRFKDARASYRKALYGTTLEEARWRECVSYVNNNLENAVGAMYVREAFAGESKRMVRDLIDKIREAFIETLDELQWMDEASKEKAREKAMAIKEQIGYPDYILEDQNEKLDQEYANLNFSEHNYFENILENLRAGAQKSLKKLRERVDQDIWIIGAAVVNAFYSPNRNQIVFPAGILQPPFFSKHQPQALNFGGIGMVIGHEITHGFDDNGRNFDKDGNMLDWWSNFSAFHFKEQSRCMVYQYGNYTWELAGGQNVSGISTLGENIADNGGVRQAYKAYLKWLEREGKEPKLPGLNLSHKQLFFLNFAQVWCGSYRPEYASQSIKTDVHSPLKYRVTGSLQNFAAFSEAFGCKSGAAMRPAGQCRVW; encoded by the exons ATGGAGAATGAGGTTGGCAAATCCGTGGACAATCAAATGGACAAATACAT AGTTACAATAATGGGGAAATCAGAAAGTCAAATGGATATTGTGGAAAAATCAACGAAATCTGGGAAGAAATCTGGGAGCTTTGTGGCAATCGGTCTGGCTGTCTTGCTGCTCCTCATGACTTGTGCAGTGGTCGCCCTGGTGATCCTGTATGCCAGCAGCAGAG GCGCTCACTATGGCACCAACTCAGGCAACGTATGTACCACACCTGGATGTGTTACAGCAG CTGCTAGAATAATTCAGAATATGGACCCAACAGCTGACCCTTGCAAGGATTTCTACCAGTATGCCTGTGGGGGCTGGCTGAACCGGCATGTTATCCCAGAAACCAGCTCCAGATACAGCATTTTTGACATCCTGAGAGACGAGCTGGAGATCATCCTAAAAG GTGTGCTGGAGACTTCAGATCAAGGAGACAGagaagcatttcagaaagctAAAATACTTTACAAGTCATGCATGAATGAGA gTCTTATAGAGCAACGAGATTCATTGCCTCTGCTAGAGGCCTTAACGATGGTTGGCGATTGGCCCGTGGCTTCTGCAGACTGGAATAAAACCAAAG AGCCAAACTGGAGTATGGAAGAGAAACTCGCCATAATGAACTCCAGATTTAACAAACGTGTCCTCATTGACATGTTTGTATGGAATGATGACCGGGACTCCAGCAGACACATcatttat GTGAGAGAAGCTTACCTGCAGTTCATGATCACCATTGCCAGAATGATCCGGGAGGACAAGAAGGTGCCTAAAGATGATTCCTTTGTGCAAGAGGAAATGACAAAGGTTATGGAGCTTGAAACAGAGATTGCAAAC GCAACTACCCCAGCAGAAGAAAGGCATGATGTAACCTTGTTGTACAACAAAATGACCTTAAAAGAGCTACAGGAAAAGTTTGCATTGAAC GAATTTAACTGGACCTTCTTCATCCAAGGTGTCATGTCTTCAGTAGGTGTTCAGGTTGACCCAGAGGAAGAGGTGGTTGTGTATGGCATGCCCTATCTGCAAGAGCTGAAAGCAATTCTCTCAAAGTACTCAGCAAG CACCATCCAGAACTACCTCATTTGGCGGTTGGTGATCGATCGTGTCAGCAGCTTGAGTCGGCGTTTCAAGGATGCCCGGGCCAGCTACAGGAAG GCACTTTACGGGACAACACTGGAGGAAGCCCGCTGGAGGGAGTGTGTGAGTTACGTCAACAACAACCTGGAGAACGCGGTGGGGGCAATGTATGTCAGGGAGGCATTTGCTGGTGAGAGCAAGAGGATG GTCCGAGATTTAATAGATAAGATTCGTGAAGCGTTCATCGAGACTTTAGATGAGTTACAGTGGATGGACGAGGCCTCTAAAGAGAAAGCTCGTGAGAAG GCAATGGCGATTAAAGAACAAATTGGGTATCCAGATTATATTTTGGAAGATCAGAATGAAAAACTAGATCAGGAATATGCCAAT TTAAACTTCAGTGAACACAATTACTTTGAAAACATTCTGGAAAACCTGAGAGCTGGAGCCCAAAAGAGCTTGAAAAAACTTCGCGAGAGAGTTGACCAAGATAT ATGGATAATTGGAGCCGCAGTGGTCAACGCATTCTATTCCCCCAATCGGAACCAGATAG TTTTTCCCGCTGGGATTCTACAGCCCCCCTTCTTCAGCAAACACCAGCCACAGGCCCTGAACTTCGGAGGGATCGGGATGGTTATTGGCCATGAGATTACTCACGGGTTTGACGACAATG GTAGGAACTTCGATAAAGATGGGAATATGTTGGACTGGTGGAGCAATTTCTCAGCTTTTCATTTCAAGGAGCAGTCTCGTTGCATGGTTTACCAGTACGGGAACTACACGTGGGAGCTCGCTGGCGGGCAGAAC GTCAGTGGAATAAGCACATTAGGAGAAAATATTGCAGATAACGGAGGAGTCCGACAGGCTTATAAG GCCTACTTAAAATGGCTGGAGCGGGAAGGGAAGGAGCCAAAGCTGCCTGGACTGAACCTGTCCCACAAACAGCTTTTCTTCCTCAACTTTGCCCAG GTTTGGTGTGGTTCCTACAGGCCGGAGTACGCCAGCCAGTCAATAAAGACAGATGTCCACAGCCCTCTGAAATACAG
- the MMEL1 gene encoding membrane metallo-endopeptidase-like 1 isoform X1 — protein MENEVGKSVDNQMDKYIVTIMGKSESQMDIVEKSTKSGKKSGSFVAIGLAVLLLLMTCAVVALVILYASSRGAHYGTNSGNVCTTPGCVTAAARIIQNMDPTADPCKDFYQYACGGWLNRHVIPETSSRYSIFDILRDELEIILKGVLETSDQGDREAFQKAKILYKSCMNESLIEQRDSLPLLEALTMVGDWPVASADWNKTKEPNWSMEEKLAIMNSRFNKRVLIDMFVWNDDRDSSRHIIYIDQPSLGMPSREYYFNGGNYQRVREAYLQFMITIARMIREDKKVPKDDSFVQEEMTKVMELETEIANATTPAEERHDVTLLYNKMTLKELQEKFALNEFNWTFFIQGVMSSVGVQVDPEEEVVVYGMPYLQELKAILSKYSASTIQNYLIWRLVIDRVSSLSRRFKDARASYRKALYGTTLEEARWRECVSYVNNNLENAVGAMYVREAFAGESKRMVRDLIDKIREAFIETLDELQWMDEASKEKAREKAMAIKEQIGYPDYILEDQNEKLDQEYANLNFSEHNYFENILENLRAGAQKSLKKLRERVDQDIWIIGAAVVNAFYSPNRNQIVFPAGILQPPFFSKHQPQALNFGGIGMVIGHEITHGFDDNGRNFDKDGNMLDWWSNFSAFHFKEQSRCMVYQYGNYTWELAGGQNVSGISTLGENIADNGGVRQAYKAYLKWLEREGKEPKLPGLNLSHKQLFFLNFAQVWCGSYRPEYASQSIKTDVHSPLKYRVTGSLQNFAAFSEAFGCKSGAAMRPAGQCRVW, from the exons ATGGAGAATGAGGTTGGCAAATCCGTGGACAATCAAATGGACAAATACAT AGTTACAATAATGGGGAAATCAGAAAGTCAAATGGATATTGTGGAAAAATCAACGAAATCTGGGAAGAAATCTGGGAGCTTTGTGGCAATCGGTCTGGCTGTCTTGCTGCTCCTCATGACTTGTGCAGTGGTCGCCCTGGTGATCCTGTATGCCAGCAGCAGAG GCGCTCACTATGGCACCAACTCAGGCAACGTATGTACCACACCTGGATGTGTTACAGCAG CTGCTAGAATAATTCAGAATATGGACCCAACAGCTGACCCTTGCAAGGATTTCTACCAGTATGCCTGTGGGGGCTGGCTGAACCGGCATGTTATCCCAGAAACCAGCTCCAGATACAGCATTTTTGACATCCTGAGAGACGAGCTGGAGATCATCCTAAAAG GTGTGCTGGAGACTTCAGATCAAGGAGACAGagaagcatttcagaaagctAAAATACTTTACAAGTCATGCATGAATGAGA gTCTTATAGAGCAACGAGATTCATTGCCTCTGCTAGAGGCCTTAACGATGGTTGGCGATTGGCCCGTGGCTTCTGCAGACTGGAATAAAACCAAAG AGCCAAACTGGAGTATGGAAGAGAAACTCGCCATAATGAACTCCAGATTTAACAAACGTGTCCTCATTGACATGTTTGTATGGAATGATGACCGGGACTCCAGCAGACACATcatttat ATTGACCAGCCAAGTTTAGGAATGCCATCCAGGGAATACTACTTTAATGGGGGCAACTATCAAAGA GTGAGAGAAGCTTACCTGCAGTTCATGATCACCATTGCCAGAATGATCCGGGAGGACAAGAAGGTGCCTAAAGATGATTCCTTTGTGCAAGAGGAAATGACAAAGGTTATGGAGCTTGAAACAGAGATTGCAAAC GCAACTACCCCAGCAGAAGAAAGGCATGATGTAACCTTGTTGTACAACAAAATGACCTTAAAAGAGCTACAGGAAAAGTTTGCATTGAAC GAATTTAACTGGACCTTCTTCATCCAAGGTGTCATGTCTTCAGTAGGTGTTCAGGTTGACCCAGAGGAAGAGGTGGTTGTGTATGGCATGCCCTATCTGCAAGAGCTGAAAGCAATTCTCTCAAAGTACTCAGCAAG CACCATCCAGAACTACCTCATTTGGCGGTTGGTGATCGATCGTGTCAGCAGCTTGAGTCGGCGTTTCAAGGATGCCCGGGCCAGCTACAGGAAG GCACTTTACGGGACAACACTGGAGGAAGCCCGCTGGAGGGAGTGTGTGAGTTACGTCAACAACAACCTGGAGAACGCGGTGGGGGCAATGTATGTCAGGGAGGCATTTGCTGGTGAGAGCAAGAGGATG GTCCGAGATTTAATAGATAAGATTCGTGAAGCGTTCATCGAGACTTTAGATGAGTTACAGTGGATGGACGAGGCCTCTAAAGAGAAAGCTCGTGAGAAG GCAATGGCGATTAAAGAACAAATTGGGTATCCAGATTATATTTTGGAAGATCAGAATGAAAAACTAGATCAGGAATATGCCAAT TTAAACTTCAGTGAACACAATTACTTTGAAAACATTCTGGAAAACCTGAGAGCTGGAGCCCAAAAGAGCTTGAAAAAACTTCGCGAGAGAGTTGACCAAGATAT ATGGATAATTGGAGCCGCAGTGGTCAACGCATTCTATTCCCCCAATCGGAACCAGATAG TTTTTCCCGCTGGGATTCTACAGCCCCCCTTCTTCAGCAAACACCAGCCACAGGCCCTGAACTTCGGAGGGATCGGGATGGTTATTGGCCATGAGATTACTCACGGGTTTGACGACAATG GTAGGAACTTCGATAAAGATGGGAATATGTTGGACTGGTGGAGCAATTTCTCAGCTTTTCATTTCAAGGAGCAGTCTCGTTGCATGGTTTACCAGTACGGGAACTACACGTGGGAGCTCGCTGGCGGGCAGAAC GTCAGTGGAATAAGCACATTAGGAGAAAATATTGCAGATAACGGAGGAGTCCGACAGGCTTATAAG GCCTACTTAAAATGGCTGGAGCGGGAAGGGAAGGAGCCAAAGCTGCCTGGACTGAACCTGTCCCACAAACAGCTTTTCTTCCTCAACTTTGCCCAG GTTTGGTGTGGTTCCTACAGGCCGGAGTACGCCAGCCAGTCAATAAAGACAGATGTCCACAGCCCTCTGAAATACAG
- the MMEL1 gene encoding membrane metallo-endopeptidase-like 1 isoform X2: MRVTIMGKSESQMDIVEKSTKSGKKSGSFVAIGLAVLLLLMTCAVVALVILYASSRGAHYGTNSGNVCTTPGCVTAAARIIQNMDPTADPCKDFYQYACGGWLNRHVIPETSSRYSIFDILRDELEIILKGVLETSDQGDREAFQKAKILYKSCMNESLIEQRDSLPLLEALTMVGDWPVASADWNKTKEPNWSMEEKLAIMNSRFNKRVLIDMFVWNDDRDSSRHIIYIDQPSLGMPSREYYFNGGNYQRVREAYLQFMITIARMIREDKKVPKDDSFVQEEMTKVMELETEIANATTPAEERHDVTLLYNKMTLKELQEKFALNEFNWTFFIQGVMSSVGVQVDPEEEVVVYGMPYLQELKAILSKYSASTIQNYLIWRLVIDRVSSLSRRFKDARASYRKALYGTTLEEARWRECVSYVNNNLENAVGAMYVREAFAGESKRMVRDLIDKIREAFIETLDELQWMDEASKEKAREKAMAIKEQIGYPDYILEDQNEKLDQEYANLNFSEHNYFENILENLRAGAQKSLKKLRERVDQDIWIIGAAVVNAFYSPNRNQIVFPAGILQPPFFSKHQPQALNFGGIGMVIGHEITHGFDDNGRNFDKDGNMLDWWSNFSAFHFKEQSRCMVYQYGNYTWELAGGQNVSGISTLGENIADNGGVRQAYKAYLKWLEREGKEPKLPGLNLSHKQLFFLNFAQVWCGSYRPEYASQSIKTDVHSPLKYRVTGSLQNFAAFSEAFGCKSGAAMRPAGQCRVW; encoded by the exons ATGAG AGTTACAATAATGGGGAAATCAGAAAGTCAAATGGATATTGTGGAAAAATCAACGAAATCTGGGAAGAAATCTGGGAGCTTTGTGGCAATCGGTCTGGCTGTCTTGCTGCTCCTCATGACTTGTGCAGTGGTCGCCCTGGTGATCCTGTATGCCAGCAGCAGAG GCGCTCACTATGGCACCAACTCAGGCAACGTATGTACCACACCTGGATGTGTTACAGCAG CTGCTAGAATAATTCAGAATATGGACCCAACAGCTGACCCTTGCAAGGATTTCTACCAGTATGCCTGTGGGGGCTGGCTGAACCGGCATGTTATCCCAGAAACCAGCTCCAGATACAGCATTTTTGACATCCTGAGAGACGAGCTGGAGATCATCCTAAAAG GTGTGCTGGAGACTTCAGATCAAGGAGACAGagaagcatttcagaaagctAAAATACTTTACAAGTCATGCATGAATGAGA gTCTTATAGAGCAACGAGATTCATTGCCTCTGCTAGAGGCCTTAACGATGGTTGGCGATTGGCCCGTGGCTTCTGCAGACTGGAATAAAACCAAAG AGCCAAACTGGAGTATGGAAGAGAAACTCGCCATAATGAACTCCAGATTTAACAAACGTGTCCTCATTGACATGTTTGTATGGAATGATGACCGGGACTCCAGCAGACACATcatttat ATTGACCAGCCAAGTTTAGGAATGCCATCCAGGGAATACTACTTTAATGGGGGCAACTATCAAAGA GTGAGAGAAGCTTACCTGCAGTTCATGATCACCATTGCCAGAATGATCCGGGAGGACAAGAAGGTGCCTAAAGATGATTCCTTTGTGCAAGAGGAAATGACAAAGGTTATGGAGCTTGAAACAGAGATTGCAAAC GCAACTACCCCAGCAGAAGAAAGGCATGATGTAACCTTGTTGTACAACAAAATGACCTTAAAAGAGCTACAGGAAAAGTTTGCATTGAAC GAATTTAACTGGACCTTCTTCATCCAAGGTGTCATGTCTTCAGTAGGTGTTCAGGTTGACCCAGAGGAAGAGGTGGTTGTGTATGGCATGCCCTATCTGCAAGAGCTGAAAGCAATTCTCTCAAAGTACTCAGCAAG CACCATCCAGAACTACCTCATTTGGCGGTTGGTGATCGATCGTGTCAGCAGCTTGAGTCGGCGTTTCAAGGATGCCCGGGCCAGCTACAGGAAG GCACTTTACGGGACAACACTGGAGGAAGCCCGCTGGAGGGAGTGTGTGAGTTACGTCAACAACAACCTGGAGAACGCGGTGGGGGCAATGTATGTCAGGGAGGCATTTGCTGGTGAGAGCAAGAGGATG GTCCGAGATTTAATAGATAAGATTCGTGAAGCGTTCATCGAGACTTTAGATGAGTTACAGTGGATGGACGAGGCCTCTAAAGAGAAAGCTCGTGAGAAG GCAATGGCGATTAAAGAACAAATTGGGTATCCAGATTATATTTTGGAAGATCAGAATGAAAAACTAGATCAGGAATATGCCAAT TTAAACTTCAGTGAACACAATTACTTTGAAAACATTCTGGAAAACCTGAGAGCTGGAGCCCAAAAGAGCTTGAAAAAACTTCGCGAGAGAGTTGACCAAGATAT ATGGATAATTGGAGCCGCAGTGGTCAACGCATTCTATTCCCCCAATCGGAACCAGATAG TTTTTCCCGCTGGGATTCTACAGCCCCCCTTCTTCAGCAAACACCAGCCACAGGCCCTGAACTTCGGAGGGATCGGGATGGTTATTGGCCATGAGATTACTCACGGGTTTGACGACAATG GTAGGAACTTCGATAAAGATGGGAATATGTTGGACTGGTGGAGCAATTTCTCAGCTTTTCATTTCAAGGAGCAGTCTCGTTGCATGGTTTACCAGTACGGGAACTACACGTGGGAGCTCGCTGGCGGGCAGAAC GTCAGTGGAATAAGCACATTAGGAGAAAATATTGCAGATAACGGAGGAGTCCGACAGGCTTATAAG GCCTACTTAAAATGGCTGGAGCGGGAAGGGAAGGAGCCAAAGCTGCCTGGACTGAACCTGTCCCACAAACAGCTTTTCTTCCTCAACTTTGCCCAG GTTTGGTGTGGTTCCTACAGGCCGGAGTACGCCAGCCAGTCAATAAAGACAGATGTCCACAGCCCTCTGAAATACAG
- the MMEL1 gene encoding membrane metallo-endopeptidase-like 1 isoform X3 produces MGKSESQMDIVEKSTKSGKKSGSFVAIGLAVLLLLMTCAVVALVILYASSRGAHYGTNSGNVCTTPGCVTAAARIIQNMDPTADPCKDFYQYACGGWLNRHVIPETSSRYSIFDILRDELEIILKGVLETSDQGDREAFQKAKILYKSCMNESLIEQRDSLPLLEALTMVGDWPVASADWNKTKEPNWSMEEKLAIMNSRFNKRVLIDMFVWNDDRDSSRHIIYIDQPSLGMPSREYYFNGGNYQRVREAYLQFMITIARMIREDKKVPKDDSFVQEEMTKVMELETEIANATTPAEERHDVTLLYNKMTLKELQEKFALNEFNWTFFIQGVMSSVGVQVDPEEEVVVYGMPYLQELKAILSKYSASTIQNYLIWRLVIDRVSSLSRRFKDARASYRKALYGTTLEEARWRECVSYVNNNLENAVGAMYVREAFAGESKRMVRDLIDKIREAFIETLDELQWMDEASKEKAREKAMAIKEQIGYPDYILEDQNEKLDQEYANLNFSEHNYFENILENLRAGAQKSLKKLRERVDQDIWIIGAAVVNAFYSPNRNQIVFPAGILQPPFFSKHQPQALNFGGIGMVIGHEITHGFDDNGRNFDKDGNMLDWWSNFSAFHFKEQSRCMVYQYGNYTWELAGGQNVSGISTLGENIADNGGVRQAYKAYLKWLEREGKEPKLPGLNLSHKQLFFLNFAQVWCGSYRPEYASQSIKTDVHSPLKYRVTGSLQNFAAFSEAFGCKSGAAMRPAGQCRVW; encoded by the exons ATGGGGAAATCAGAAAGTCAAATGGATATTGTGGAAAAATCAACGAAATCTGGGAAGAAATCTGGGAGCTTTGTGGCAATCGGTCTGGCTGTCTTGCTGCTCCTCATGACTTGTGCAGTGGTCGCCCTGGTGATCCTGTATGCCAGCAGCAGAG GCGCTCACTATGGCACCAACTCAGGCAACGTATGTACCACACCTGGATGTGTTACAGCAG CTGCTAGAATAATTCAGAATATGGACCCAACAGCTGACCCTTGCAAGGATTTCTACCAGTATGCCTGTGGGGGCTGGCTGAACCGGCATGTTATCCCAGAAACCAGCTCCAGATACAGCATTTTTGACATCCTGAGAGACGAGCTGGAGATCATCCTAAAAG GTGTGCTGGAGACTTCAGATCAAGGAGACAGagaagcatttcagaaagctAAAATACTTTACAAGTCATGCATGAATGAGA gTCTTATAGAGCAACGAGATTCATTGCCTCTGCTAGAGGCCTTAACGATGGTTGGCGATTGGCCCGTGGCTTCTGCAGACTGGAATAAAACCAAAG AGCCAAACTGGAGTATGGAAGAGAAACTCGCCATAATGAACTCCAGATTTAACAAACGTGTCCTCATTGACATGTTTGTATGGAATGATGACCGGGACTCCAGCAGACACATcatttat ATTGACCAGCCAAGTTTAGGAATGCCATCCAGGGAATACTACTTTAATGGGGGCAACTATCAAAGA GTGAGAGAAGCTTACCTGCAGTTCATGATCACCATTGCCAGAATGATCCGGGAGGACAAGAAGGTGCCTAAAGATGATTCCTTTGTGCAAGAGGAAATGACAAAGGTTATGGAGCTTGAAACAGAGATTGCAAAC GCAACTACCCCAGCAGAAGAAAGGCATGATGTAACCTTGTTGTACAACAAAATGACCTTAAAAGAGCTACAGGAAAAGTTTGCATTGAAC GAATTTAACTGGACCTTCTTCATCCAAGGTGTCATGTCTTCAGTAGGTGTTCAGGTTGACCCAGAGGAAGAGGTGGTTGTGTATGGCATGCCCTATCTGCAAGAGCTGAAAGCAATTCTCTCAAAGTACTCAGCAAG CACCATCCAGAACTACCTCATTTGGCGGTTGGTGATCGATCGTGTCAGCAGCTTGAGTCGGCGTTTCAAGGATGCCCGGGCCAGCTACAGGAAG GCACTTTACGGGACAACACTGGAGGAAGCCCGCTGGAGGGAGTGTGTGAGTTACGTCAACAACAACCTGGAGAACGCGGTGGGGGCAATGTATGTCAGGGAGGCATTTGCTGGTGAGAGCAAGAGGATG GTCCGAGATTTAATAGATAAGATTCGTGAAGCGTTCATCGAGACTTTAGATGAGTTACAGTGGATGGACGAGGCCTCTAAAGAGAAAGCTCGTGAGAAG GCAATGGCGATTAAAGAACAAATTGGGTATCCAGATTATATTTTGGAAGATCAGAATGAAAAACTAGATCAGGAATATGCCAAT TTAAACTTCAGTGAACACAATTACTTTGAAAACATTCTGGAAAACCTGAGAGCTGGAGCCCAAAAGAGCTTGAAAAAACTTCGCGAGAGAGTTGACCAAGATAT ATGGATAATTGGAGCCGCAGTGGTCAACGCATTCTATTCCCCCAATCGGAACCAGATAG TTTTTCCCGCTGGGATTCTACAGCCCCCCTTCTTCAGCAAACACCAGCCACAGGCCCTGAACTTCGGAGGGATCGGGATGGTTATTGGCCATGAGATTACTCACGGGTTTGACGACAATG GTAGGAACTTCGATAAAGATGGGAATATGTTGGACTGGTGGAGCAATTTCTCAGCTTTTCATTTCAAGGAGCAGTCTCGTTGCATGGTTTACCAGTACGGGAACTACACGTGGGAGCTCGCTGGCGGGCAGAAC GTCAGTGGAATAAGCACATTAGGAGAAAATATTGCAGATAACGGAGGAGTCCGACAGGCTTATAAG GCCTACTTAAAATGGCTGGAGCGGGAAGGGAAGGAGCCAAAGCTGCCTGGACTGAACCTGTCCCACAAACAGCTTTTCTTCCTCAACTTTGCCCAG GTTTGGTGTGGTTCCTACAGGCCGGAGTACGCCAGCCAGTCAATAAAGACAGATGTCCACAGCCCTCTGAAATACAG